From a single Gemmatimonadota bacterium genomic region:
- a CDS encoding type I restriction endonuclease subunit R, producing the protein MGKRGTETEFELTTIDRLQLLGYDYCHGEELGRGSHADVVLKDRLRTSIAARYPTLPAAAVEEVVGAFTQPEGADPLRRNMAFHRILTRGYELQVERDDGTLEDHLVYAIDWGDPAANEFLVANQVTVEGANTRRPDLVVFVNGLPLVVFELKNPYSERPTVGEAINQIAHYRNDIPQLFEFNALAVVSDGVTTLHGMWTAAEEWYAPWKSIDGHDIEPGTTGSMKTLVAGLLRKDRLLAYVKSFVLFEVAGDKITKKGAKYHQFFAVQTAAERALAAFEDAGDKRLGVIWHTTGSGKSLSMVFLVGLLRRHPALRNPTFVIQVDRTDLDDQLHDQFNAARELVGPVKHAEKVVQLRDMLRTEGGEVVLTTIEKFRLREEEGETEHPVLSESANIIVIADEAHRSQYGFQTGYARYLTEALPNAKRLGFTGTPVSFSGADTVDVFGDVIHTYDIRQSQEDKATVPIFYEPRQIKLGLVAEGADAVYENLTEDLDPYQRRRSEQRWAALAAAAGAKDRVEELARDLLSHFQARTATLKGKAMAVCMTRENCVRLYDALTALEGCPEVKVVMTGDLGKDPEAWSKAGHITTKIQRDAIKQRLIDPDDPLQIAIVCDMWLTGTDIPCLHTLYVDKPMRGHNIIQAISRVNRVFRDKPHGLVVDYIGIGDDLREATNTYTKGGGKGNPAPSITDEALPVFFECLETVRGLLPEGIDYGDWRRLTRVELEDRYALVYGTLSDDEERRDEFLRAELRLSQAYLLVKHLDECLPFADELIFYQRVRKQILKTIPGRRTEREIEQAVRDLVDDSLASEGVVDIFESAGIERPDLSILDDQFLQTFKDKPLPNLRLKLLEKLLADEIKERQARNVAKAKSFLELLEATLQKYHNRLIDAAAVIRAIIKIRDEMRADDQRAQELGLEEDELAFYDAIAANFSEVYEQEFLRDLIHDVVLSIKRNLKVDWTEPHRHAVKAAVRVAVRNVLRRRGVKATDLDGFVGAVMEQAEASFKDWPWAA; encoded by the coding sequence ATGGGCAAGCGAGGAACGGAGACCGAGTTCGAGCTCACCACGATCGACCGGCTTCAGCTCCTCGGATACGACTACTGCCACGGCGAGGAGCTCGGCCGCGGGTCCCACGCCGATGTCGTGTTGAAGGACCGTCTGCGGACCAGCATCGCGGCTCGCTATCCGACGCTGCCGGCGGCGGCCGTCGAGGAGGTCGTCGGCGCGTTCACGCAGCCGGAAGGCGCTGATCCGCTGCGCCGGAACATGGCGTTCCACCGCATCCTCACACGGGGCTACGAACTCCAGGTCGAGCGTGACGACGGCACGCTCGAGGACCACCTGGTCTACGCGATCGACTGGGGCGACCCGGCCGCCAACGAGTTCCTCGTCGCCAACCAGGTCACGGTCGAGGGCGCGAACACGCGCCGGCCGGACCTGGTCGTCTTCGTGAACGGCCTGCCGCTCGTCGTCTTCGAGCTCAAGAACCCCTACAGCGAGCGCCCGACGGTGGGGGAGGCGATCAACCAGATCGCGCACTACCGAAACGACATCCCGCAACTCTTCGAGTTCAACGCCCTGGCGGTCGTTTCGGACGGGGTCACCACGCTGCACGGCATGTGGACCGCCGCGGAGGAGTGGTACGCGCCCTGGAAGAGCATCGACGGCCACGACATTGAGCCCGGCACGACGGGCTCCATGAAGACCCTGGTCGCCGGCCTCTTGCGCAAGGACCGGCTGCTCGCCTACGTGAAGAGCTTCGTCCTCTTCGAGGTCGCCGGCGACAAGATCACCAAGAAGGGCGCGAAGTACCACCAGTTCTTCGCCGTGCAGACGGCCGCGGAGCGAGCGCTCGCGGCCTTCGAGGACGCCGGCGACAAACGCCTTGGCGTCATCTGGCACACGACGGGCTCGGGCAAGTCGCTCTCCATGGTCTTCCTGGTCGGCTTGCTTCGCCGGCATCCGGCGCTACGCAACCCGACGTTCGTCATCCAGGTCGACCGCACCGACCTCGACGACCAACTCCATGACCAGTTCAACGCCGCGCGCGAGCTCGTGGGCCCCGTCAAGCACGCCGAGAAGGTCGTGCAGCTTCGCGACATGCTCCGCACCGAAGGCGGCGAGGTCGTACTCACGACCATCGAGAAGTTCCGCCTGCGCGAGGAGGAGGGCGAGACCGAGCACCCCGTGCTCTCGGAGAGCGCGAACATCATCGTGATCGCCGACGAGGCGCATCGCAGCCAGTACGGCTTCCAGACCGGCTACGCGCGCTACCTCACCGAGGCGCTGCCCAACGCGAAGCGCCTGGGCTTCACCGGAACGCCGGTGAGCTTCAGCGGGGCCGACACCGTGGACGTGTTCGGCGACGTCATCCATACGTACGACATCCGGCAGTCCCAGGAGGACAAAGCCACCGTCCCGATCTTCTACGAGCCCCGGCAGATCAAGCTCGGCTTGGTCGCGGAAGGTGCGGACGCCGTCTACGAGAACCTCACCGAGGATCTCGATCCGTACCAGCGGCGGCGCAGCGAGCAGCGGTGGGCGGCGCTCGCCGCGGCCGCCGGCGCGAAAGACCGAGTGGAAGAGCTGGCCCGGGACCTGCTCTCGCACTTCCAGGCGCGCACCGCAACGCTCAAGGGCAAGGCAATGGCTGTGTGCATGACGCGCGAGAACTGCGTCCGGCTCTACGACGCCCTGACCGCCCTCGAGGGCTGCCCGGAGGTGAAGGTCGTCATGACGGGCGACCTCGGCAAGGACCCCGAGGCTTGGAGCAAGGCGGGGCACATCACGACGAAGATACAGCGCGACGCCATCAAGCAGCGCCTGATCGACCCCGACGACCCACTCCAGATCGCGATCGTGTGCGACATGTGGCTCACGGGGACGGACATCCCGTGCCTGCACACGCTCTACGTCGACAAGCCGATGCGGGGCCACAACATCATCCAGGCGATCAGCCGGGTGAACCGCGTCTTCCGCGACAAGCCGCACGGCTTGGTCGTCGACTACATCGGGATCGGCGACGACCTGCGCGAGGCCACGAACACCTACACCAAGGGTGGCGGGAAGGGAAACCCGGCGCCGAGCATCACCGACGAGGCGCTACCGGTGTTCTTCGAGTGCCTGGAGACCGTCCGGGGTCTCCTGCCGGAAGGCATCGACTACGGCGATTGGCGCCGGCTCACACGCGTCGAGCTCGAGGACCGTTACGCGCTCGTGTACGGAACCCTCAGCGACGACGAGGAGCGCCGGGACGAGTTCCTCCGGGCAGAACTCCGGCTCAGCCAAGCCTACCTGCTCGTCAAACACCTCGACGAGTGCCTGCCCTTCGCTGACGAGCTGATCTTCTACCAGCGGGTCCGCAAGCAGATCCTCAAGACCATCCCGGGGCGGAGGACTGAGCGCGAGATCGAACAGGCCGTGCGCGATCTGGTGGACGACAGCCTGGCCTCCGAAGGAGTCGTCGACATCTTCGAGTCGGCCGGCATCGAGCGGCCGGACCTCTCGATCCTCGACGACCAGTTCTTACAGACCTTCAAGGACAAGCCCCTCCCGAACCTGCGCCTGAAGCTGCTCGAGAAGCTCCTCGCGGACGAGATCAAGGAGCGCCAGGCCCGCAACGTTGCCAAGGCCAAGAGTTTCCTCGAGCTTCTCGAGGCGACCTTGCAGAAGTACCACAACCGCCTGATCGACGCCGCGGCGGTCATCCGCGCGATCATCAAGATTCGCGACGAGATGAGGGCGGACGACCAGCGCGCTCAGGAGCTCGGCCTCGAGGAAGACGAGCTCGCCTTCTACGACGCGATCGCCGCCAACTTCAGCGAGGTCTACGAGCAGGAGTTCCTGCGCGACTTGATCCACGACGTCGTGCTCTCGATCAAGCGCAACCTCAAGGTCGACTGGACGGAGCCGCACCGGCACGCCGTCAAAGCCGCCGTCCGCGTGGCAGTGAGGAACGTCCTACGACGGCGCGGAGTGAAGGCTACTGACCTCGATGGCTTCGTAGGGGCAGTCATGGAGCAGGCGGAGGCGAGCTTCAAGGACTGGCCATGGGCCGCATAA
- a CDS encoding HepT-like ribonuclease domain-containing protein, with protein MTFLVERLVELRRHLDHLAELRPRVVNARALAADLSLHNDVLFSLLTIAQVVIDVAGELSARAGHRFEDYTTAVRNLTWFDEFPPELVAELSRLPGFRNILVHEYVGIDYELVVQALDRLAPVEEFLQLVRKRIAEE; from the coding sequence ATGACCTTCCTCGTCGAGCGCTTGGTCGAGCTACGCAGGCACCTCGATCACCTGGCAGAATTGCGTCCTCGCGTAGTGAACGCTCGAGCGTTGGCCGCCGATCTCTCGCTCCACAACGACGTGCTGTTCTCGTTGCTGACGATCGCTCAGGTGGTCATCGATGTCGCGGGGGAGCTGTCGGCGCGGGCGGGACACCGCTTCGAAGACTACACGACGGCTGTCCGCAACCTCACCTGGTTCGACGAGTTCCCGCCGGAACTCGTGGCGGAGCTGTCACGGCTTCCTGGCTTTCGCAACATCCTTGTCCACGAATACGTGGGGATCGACTACGAGCTGGTGGTGCAGGCGTTGGATCGGCTGGCACCCGTCGAGGAGTTCCTGCAGTTGGTGCGGAAGCGGATCGCGGAGGAGTAG
- a CDS encoding helix-turn-helix domain-containing protein, with translation MSKSTGKVDPTSAGLLKEARRRSGLSQRALAERAGTAQSVVARIEAGTASPRVTTLEHLLGAAGQELEIHLRDPHASAEALELRDRIRTFFGAQPDLGVVSVYLFGSTARGERHSESDLDIGLLLDRLHAQSAKARAQVRVTVGADLIAATGENDIDLVVLNDVPPGLARSIVLEGERLVCFDDETDFAFRRDVQLRAADLQPFLRRARRLKLAALAR, from the coding sequence ATGAGCAAGTCCACCGGAAAGGTCGATCCCACCTCGGCGGGGCTGTTGAAGGAGGCCCGGCGCCGCTCGGGTCTGTCTCAACGTGCGCTCGCTGAGAGGGCCGGGACCGCGCAATCCGTGGTGGCGCGGATCGAAGCGGGGACCGCCAGTCCTCGAGTGACGACGCTCGAGCATCTGCTGGGTGCCGCTGGGCAGGAGCTCGAGATCCACCTACGAGATCCCCACGCCAGCGCGGAAGCGCTCGAACTGCGGGACCGCATCCGCACGTTCTTCGGCGCTCAGCCCGACCTCGGCGTCGTTTCGGTCTACCTCTTTGGAAGCACCGCTCGCGGTGAGCGCCACTCCGAGAGCGACCTGGACATCGGGCTCCTGTTGGATCGCCTCCACGCCCAGAGCGCGAAGGCACGGGCGCAAGTGCGCGTGACCGTAGGTGCCGACCTCATCGCAGCGACCGGAGAGAACGACATCGATCTGGTGGTGCTCAACGATGTCCCCCCGGGCTTGGCACGCTCGATCGTCTTAGAGGGGGAGCGATTGGTCTGTTTCGATGACGAGACCGATTTCGCTTTCCGGCGGGACGTCCAACTGCGCGCCGCGGACCTCCAGCCGTTTCTGCGGCGTGCGCGCCGGCTCAAGCTTGCGGCACTCGCCAGATGA
- a CDS encoding tyrosine-type recombinase/integrase, with protein sequence MEIRWRGRRERARSHLSEILDLAYHTGRRLSAICRLTYQDLRLKVGPHGSIHWPAATDKGRREMVVPLSPAARAAIDRVLYERPGSGATPLFPSPTDPMRPVSRHLADDWLRRAEQRAGVEPQPGSLWHAYRRGWATARKALPDVDVAAAGGWKDAYTLKTVYQQPDAEGMLKAVLGE encoded by the coding sequence ATGGAGATCCGGTGGCGCGGCCGACGGGAACGGGCCCGGTCGCACCTGTCCGAGATCCTGGATCTGGCCTACCACACGGGCCGCAGACTATCCGCCATCTGCCGGCTCACGTACCAGGACCTGCGGCTGAAGGTGGGGCCGCACGGATCCATCCACTGGCCGGCCGCGACGGACAAGGGGCGCCGTGAGATGGTGGTGCCGCTCTCGCCTGCTGCACGCGCCGCGATCGACCGGGTGCTTTACGAACGACCAGGCTCCGGCGCCACTCCGCTCTTCCCTTCTCCCACGGATCCCATGCGGCCGGTGTCCCGACACCTGGCGGACGACTGGCTGCGGCGAGCGGAGCAACGGGCCGGGGTGGAGCCCCAGCCGGGGAGCCTGTGGCATGCGTACCGGCGCGGGTGGGCCACGGCGCGGAAGGCGCTGCCGGACGTGGACGTGGCGGCGGCGGGAGGCTGGAAGGACGCCTACACGTTGAAGACGGTCTACCAGCAGCCGGATGCGGAAGGGATGCTGAAGGCGGTACTGGGGGAGTGA
- a CDS encoding ribbon-helix-helix protein, CopG family, whose product MKTTLNIDDGVMKRLKEEAARTGRTMSELMETALRRLLDASREPVELSPLPSFDGGGALVDVSDRDALYQAMEGR is encoded by the coding sequence ATGAAGACCACGCTGAACATCGACGACGGCGTCATGAAGCGACTCAAGGAGGAGGCGGCCCGGACGGGTCGGACCATGTCGGAGCTCATGGAGACTGCCCTACGCCGGCTCCTCGACGCGTCCCGGGAGCCCGTGGAGCTGAGTCCACTCCCCTCGTTCGACGGGGGCGGCGCCCTGGTCGATGTCTCGGACCGCGATGCGCTGTACCAAGCGATGGAGGGGCGCTGA
- a CDS encoding TA system VapC family ribonuclease toxin — protein sequence MFVVDTNVLIYGADRRAPEHARCRELLDRWRHGSGAWYLTWGICYEFLRVVTHPRVFKTPWTADAAWRFLEALRESPAFGMLTPTHRHAEVLREVLDKVPALSGNLMHDVATAVLMREHGIRRICTRDMDFHRFPFVEAVDPLVGDPGA from the coding sequence GTGTTCGTCGTCGACACCAACGTTCTGATCTACGGAGCCGACCGCAGGGCTCCGGAGCATGCCCGTTGTCGTGAGCTCCTGGACCGATGGCGCCACGGCAGCGGTGCCTGGTACCTGACCTGGGGGATCTGCTACGAGTTCCTCCGAGTCGTGACGCACCCGCGAGTCTTCAAGACCCCGTGGACCGCGGACGCGGCCTGGCGGTTCCTGGAGGCACTTCGTGAGTCTCCGGCGTTCGGAATGCTCACCCCCACGCACCGACACGCTGAGGTTCTCCGCGAAGTCCTGGATAAAGTGCCGGCGTTGTCCGGCAACCTCATGCACGATGTGGCCACGGCGGTCCTGATGCGGGAGCATGGCATCCGCCGGATCTGCACCCGCGACATGGATTTCCACCGCTTCCCCTTCGTCGAGGCGGTCGATCCTCTGGTTGGCGACCCGGGGGCCTGA
- a CDS encoding ATP-binding protein yields the protein MLSSNGLPAFVRAPGRVLEERLSEPRRFIQVVAGPRQVGKTTLVRQVLAGWESRARYASADEPSLRDRGWIAAQWEAARAEASGARSAVLALDEIHKIPGWSETVKRLWDEDTAGALPLHVILSGSTPLLLQHGLTESLAGRFELILLGHWSFTEMHEVFGVTLDEFVYFGGYPGAAPLASDLDRWMRYVRDALVETTVARDVLLLNRVDKPALLRQLFDLACRYSGQILSYNKMLGQLQDAGNTTTLAHYLELLAAAGMVRGIEKYSGSFVRQRASSPKLQVLNNALMTVSSGRTLVSAREDSEYWGRLVESAVGTHLANAASAGLCDLWYWRGGNLEVDFVVAAGEDLLAIEVKSGRRSKSVRGLSAFADEFPDARALIVGQGGVGIGEFLESDVRRWLRGLNGK from the coding sequence ATGTTGAGTAGCAATGGACTGCCCGCCTTCGTGCGGGCCCCAGGCCGGGTCCTCGAGGAGCGTCTGTCCGAACCCCGCCGTTTCATCCAAGTGGTGGCGGGCCCTCGGCAGGTGGGGAAGACGACCCTGGTACGACAGGTCCTGGCCGGGTGGGAATCGCGGGCCCGCTACGCTTCCGCCGACGAGCCCTCGTTGCGGGACCGGGGCTGGATTGCGGCCCAGTGGGAGGCGGCGCGCGCGGAGGCGTCGGGCGCTCGGAGCGCCGTGCTGGCTCTGGACGAGATCCACAAGATTCCGGGCTGGTCCGAAACGGTAAAACGACTCTGGGATGAGGACACGGCAGGTGCCCTTCCGCTTCACGTCATCCTGTCTGGCTCAACTCCGCTGCTCCTCCAACACGGATTGACTGAGAGTCTCGCTGGACGGTTCGAGCTCATACTGTTGGGCCACTGGTCGTTCACCGAGATGCACGAGGTCTTCGGGGTCACGCTCGACGAGTTCGTGTACTTCGGCGGATATCCAGGTGCCGCACCCCTCGCGAGTGACCTCGACCGCTGGATGCGCTACGTACGCGATGCGCTCGTCGAAACCACGGTCGCTCGCGACGTGCTCCTGCTCAATCGCGTGGACAAGCCGGCCCTGCTTCGTCAGCTCTTCGATCTCGCCTGCCGGTATTCGGGCCAGATCCTCTCATACAACAAGATGCTCGGGCAGCTCCAGGATGCGGGCAACACGACTACGCTGGCGCACTATCTCGAACTACTCGCCGCCGCCGGGATGGTCCGCGGGATCGAGAAGTACTCCGGTTCATTCGTGCGCCAGCGGGCGTCGAGCCCGAAGCTCCAGGTGCTGAACAACGCTTTGATGACGGTGTCGTCCGGGCGCACCCTCGTCTCTGCTCGCGAGGACTCCGAATACTGGGGCCGCCTGGTGGAGTCGGCCGTCGGTACCCATCTGGCGAACGCCGCAAGCGCGGGCCTCTGCGACCTTTGGTACTGGAGGGGCGGGAACCTCGAGGTCGACTTCGTCGTTGCCGCAGGGGAGGACCTACTGGCGATCGAAGTGAAGAGCGGCCGGAGATCGAAGTCGGTCCGAGGACTCTCCGCCTTTGCGGACGAGTTCCCCGACGCGCGCGCCCTGATCGTGGGCCAGGGCGGCGTGGGGATCGGTGAATTCCTGGAGTCGGACGTCCGCCGGTGGCTTCGAGGGCTGAACGGGAAGTGA
- a CDS encoding DinB family protein — translation MNLGDVKAMDFQQEAASTRRVLERIPEEKFGWRPHAKSWSAAQLATHIANLPTWAMGILKQDALDINPPGGAAYTPPPLAQSRAELLETFDRNVGMAAAALKETTDAAFQAPWTFLNGGEVVFRIPRIASFESFVMRHWAHHRGQMTVYLRLLDVPLPQVYGPTADEPGM, via the coding sequence ATGAATCTGGGCGACGTCAAAGCCATGGACTTCCAGCAGGAGGCGGCCAGCACGCGCCGTGTCCTGGAACGGATCCCCGAGGAGAAGTTCGGGTGGCGGCCCCATGCCAAGTCGTGGAGCGCGGCACAGCTCGCCACGCACATCGCCAACCTCCCCACCTGGGCGATGGGCATCCTCAAGCAGGACGCGCTGGACATCAATCCACCCGGGGGAGCGGCCTACACGCCTCCTCCGCTGGCTCAGTCGCGAGCCGAGCTGCTGGAGACGTTCGACCGCAACGTGGGGATGGCAGCGGCAGCGTTGAAGGAGACCACGGACGCGGCCTTCCAGGCTCCGTGGACGTTCCTGAACGGCGGCGAGGTGGTGTTCCGTATCCCGAGGATCGCGTCGTTCGAAAGCTTCGTGATGCGGCACTGGGCGCATCACCGCGGACAGATGACGGTCTATCTACGCTTGCTCGACGTACCGCTTCCCCAGGTCTACGGACCCACGGCGGACGAGCCGGGCATGTAG
- a CDS encoding helix-turn-helix transcriptional regulator has protein sequence MRDSAQLGERLRHWRAVRGRTQGALADAAGISARHMSFIETGRSRPSRSVLLRLADALEVPLREQNALLEAAGLSREFRETPLDAPGMAHTQRMLALLLERTEPYPAVVVDPAFNVLMANRAQIRLHARCLRQPPLPSLERPNLVRAFFDADGLKPAVLNWEEAAAVLWRRLQRELAERPTHPGLVLLLEELSRRADVRRLDVVAPTEPSGPWVPLSLRLVTGETIRLVTLIASFGTAIDVALEELRLESFLPADEPSAALLRTLAESGD, from the coding sequence GTGAGGGACAGTGCCCAGCTCGGCGAACGGCTCCGTCACTGGCGGGCCGTGCGCGGTCGCACCCAGGGTGCGCTGGCCGATGCGGCGGGCATCTCCGCGCGACACATGAGCTTCATCGAGACGGGCCGCTCCCGCCCCAGCCGCAGCGTGCTCCTGCGACTGGCCGATGCGCTGGAAGTCCCGCTCCGGGAGCAGAATGCGCTGCTGGAGGCCGCAGGCCTCAGTCGTGAGTTTCGCGAGACGCCGCTGGACGCGCCCGGCATGGCGCATACGCAGCGGATGCTCGCACTCCTCCTGGAGCGGACGGAGCCCTACCCCGCCGTCGTCGTGGACCCTGCCTTCAACGTCCTGATGGCCAATCGCGCGCAGATCCGCCTGCACGCCCGCTGCCTGCGCCAGCCCCCGCTGCCCTCGCTGGAGCGGCCCAACCTGGTGCGGGCCTTCTTCGATGCCGACGGCCTCAAGCCGGCGGTGCTGAACTGGGAAGAAGCGGCGGCGGTGCTGTGGCGCAGACTGCAGAGGGAACTGGCGGAGCGCCCCACCCATCCCGGGCTCGTTCTCCTTCTGGAGGAGCTGTCCCGACGCGCGGACGTACGCCGCCTGGACGTGGTGGCGCCCACCGAACCCAGCGGACCGTGGGTGCCGCTGTCGCTACGGCTGGTCACCGGTGAGACCATCCGACTCGTGACGTTGATCGCCAGCTTCGGTACCGCCATCGACGTGGCACTGGAGGAGCTGCGACTGGAGTCGTTCCTCCCCGCCGATGAGCCGTCGGCGGCGTTGCTGCGGACCTTGGCGGAGTCGGGCGACTGA
- a CDS encoding DUF2834 domain-containing protein has protein sequence MRPVYAVLALLGAALPMVFFVRFFSGSAPGDPGFLAAAFANPAAGGLSTDLVISSVTFWAWMATRRGGPRPWGFIVVNLLIGLSCALPAYLYVLEGRREGAR, from the coding sequence GTGAGACCCGTCTACGCCGTTCTGGCCCTGCTCGGGGCCGCCCTCCCCATGGTGTTTTTCGTCCGCTTCTTCTCCGGCTCGGCTCCGGGCGATCCGGGCTTCCTGGCCGCCGCCTTCGCCAACCCGGCCGCCGGCGGGCTGAGCACCGATCTGGTGATCTCCTCGGTCACGTTCTGGGCCTGGATGGCCACCCGGAGGGGTGGCCCGCGACCCTGGGGGTTCATCGTGGTGAACCTGCTGATCGGCCTCTCCTGCGCGCTGCCCGCCTATCTCTACGTATTGGAGGGCCGACGCGAGGGGGCACGGTGA